One Ananas comosus cultivar F153 linkage group 1, ASM154086v1, whole genome shotgun sequence DNA window includes the following coding sequences:
- the LOC109717977 gene encoding TBC domain-containing protein C1952.17c-like isoform X1: MGKKKGIPEWLNSSLWSSVPSSNSHAPIVRSVPELPPETLIPSPSSPPPTPPPPPPEPSPLPPPRSPPLEEISRQSQLLAELSKKIVNLEELRRLAFYGIPDGAGIRSTVWKLLLTYLPNDCELWAGELQKRRFQYKAFKDEFLVNPSEITRRLEESSSWSNEVPQHEDGGLLQRSEISLGEHPLSLGKASVWNQFFQDSEIIEQIDRDVKRTHPDMHFFSGDSSLAKSNQESLRDILIIYAKLNPGIRYVQGMNEVLAPLLYVFRNDPDDGDPASAEADAFFCFVELLSGFRDNFCQKLDNSVVGIRSTLTKLSELLKKHDGELWRHLEVTTKVNPQFYAFRWITLLLTQEFNFADSLHIWDTLLSDPEGPQETLLRICCAMLILVRRRLLAGDFTSNLKLLQNYPSTNISHLLYVANKLRG; encoded by the exons ATGGGGAAGAAGAAGGGCATCCCCGAGTGGCTCAACAGCTCCCTCTGGTCCTCGGTCCCCTCCTCCAACTCCCACGCCCCCATCGTTCGATCCGTCCCCGAACTCCCCCCCGAAACCCTaattccctctccctcttctcctcctcccacacctcctcctccgcctccggaGCCCTcgcctcttcctcctccccgATCTCCTCCATTGGAGGAGATATCGCGCCAATCTCAGCTCTTAGCGGAG CTGTCGAAGAAGATTGTAAATCTCGAGGAATTGCGGAGGTTGGCTTTTTACGGGATTCCGGATGGCGCCGGAATCCGTTCGACTGTGTGGAAG CTCCTTTTGActtatttgcctaatgattgTGAATTATGGGCGGGCGAATTGCAAAAGAGGCGGTTTCAATACAAGGCTTTCAAAGATGAGTTTCTGGTGAACCCA TCGGAAATCACACGAAGGCTAGAAGAATCTTCTAGTTGGAGTAATGAAGTGCCGCAACATGAAGACGGCGGCTTGCTCCAGAGATCGGAGATAAGTCTGGGGGAGCACCCTTTGAGCCTTGGGAAGGCCAGTGTCTGGAATCAGTTCTTCCAG GATTCAGAGATTATTGAGCAAATTGATCGAGATGTGAAGCGTACTCATCCTGATATGCACTTTTTCTCTGGAGACTCATCTCTTGCGAAGTCCAATCAG GAGTCATTGAGAGATATACTAATTATATATGCAAAGTTGAATCCAGGAATAAGATATGTCCAAGGGATGAATGAAGTTTTGGCCCCCCTTCTCTATGTATTTCGGAATGATCCAGATGATGGTGATCCT GCCTCTGCAGAAGCCGATGCTTTCTTTTGTTTCGTTGAGTTGTTAAGTGGATTCAGGGACAATTTCTGCCAAAAACTTGACAATAGTGTTGTTGGTATTCGGTCTACACTTACTAAACTATCAGAGCTTCTAAAGAAACATGATGGAGAGCTTTGGCGCCATTTAGAGGTCACAACAAAA GTCAATCCCCAATTCTATGCTTTTAGATGGATAACTTTGTTATTGACTCAAGAATTCAATTTCGCTGATTCCCTTCATATCTGGGATACACTCTTAAGTGATCCCGAAGGTCCTCAG GAAACACTACTGAGAATATGCTGTGCCATGCTGATCCTCGTTCGAAGGCGTCTATTGGCAGGTGATTTCACTTCCAATCTCAAGCTATTGCAGAATTACCCGTCAACAAACATTAGTCACCTCCTTTATGTTGCCAACAAGCTGCGTGGGTGA
- the LOC109717977 gene encoding TBC domain-containing protein C1952.17c-like isoform X2, translating into MGKKKGIPEWLNSSLWSSVPSSNSHAPIVRSVPELPPETLIPSPSSPPPTPPPPPPEPSPLPPPRSPPLEEISRQSQLLAELSKKIVNLEELRRLAFYGIPDGAGIRSTVWKLLLTYLPNDCELWAGELQKRRFQYKAFKDEFLVNPSEITRRLEESSSWSNEVPQHEDGGLLQRSEISLGEHPLSLGKASVWNQFFQDSEIIEQIDRDVKRTHPDMHFFSGDSSLAKSNQESLRDILIIYAKLNPGIRYVQGMNEVLAPLLYVFRNDPDDGDPASAEADAFFCFVELLSGFRDNFCQKLDNSVVGIRSTLTKLSELLKKHDGELWRHLEVTTKVNPQFYAFRWITLLLTQEFNFADSLHIWDTLLSDPEGPQIFL; encoded by the exons ATGGGGAAGAAGAAGGGCATCCCCGAGTGGCTCAACAGCTCCCTCTGGTCCTCGGTCCCCTCCTCCAACTCCCACGCCCCCATCGTTCGATCCGTCCCCGAACTCCCCCCCGAAACCCTaattccctctccctcttctcctcctcccacacctcctcctccgcctccggaGCCCTcgcctcttcctcctccccgATCTCCTCCATTGGAGGAGATATCGCGCCAATCTCAGCTCTTAGCGGAG CTGTCGAAGAAGATTGTAAATCTCGAGGAATTGCGGAGGTTGGCTTTTTACGGGATTCCGGATGGCGCCGGAATCCGTTCGACTGTGTGGAAG CTCCTTTTGActtatttgcctaatgattgTGAATTATGGGCGGGCGAATTGCAAAAGAGGCGGTTTCAATACAAGGCTTTCAAAGATGAGTTTCTGGTGAACCCA TCGGAAATCACACGAAGGCTAGAAGAATCTTCTAGTTGGAGTAATGAAGTGCCGCAACATGAAGACGGCGGCTTGCTCCAGAGATCGGAGATAAGTCTGGGGGAGCACCCTTTGAGCCTTGGGAAGGCCAGTGTCTGGAATCAGTTCTTCCAG GATTCAGAGATTATTGAGCAAATTGATCGAGATGTGAAGCGTACTCATCCTGATATGCACTTTTTCTCTGGAGACTCATCTCTTGCGAAGTCCAATCAG GAGTCATTGAGAGATATACTAATTATATATGCAAAGTTGAATCCAGGAATAAGATATGTCCAAGGGATGAATGAAGTTTTGGCCCCCCTTCTCTATGTATTTCGGAATGATCCAGATGATGGTGATCCT GCCTCTGCAGAAGCCGATGCTTTCTTTTGTTTCGTTGAGTTGTTAAGTGGATTCAGGGACAATTTCTGCCAAAAACTTGACAATAGTGTTGTTGGTATTCGGTCTACACTTACTAAACTATCAGAGCTTCTAAAGAAACATGATGGAGAGCTTTGGCGCCATTTAGAGGTCACAACAAAA GTCAATCCCCAATTCTATGCTTTTAGATGGATAACTTTGTTATTGACTCAAGAATTCAATTTCGCTGATTCCCTTCATATCTGGGATACACTCTTAAGTGATCCCGAAGGTCCTCAG ATATTCTTATAA
- the LOC109726211 gene encoding protein terminal ear1-like, with the protein MSLIPGLKSSTLPPTTTTSSHDPGLPPVPPDPPGLQLLGLPPLREAAVAAAQLPRVGRLAEVPARVAGEAAHRAVVRVVVAGAAAGEGAVGAAGVHEAVAASWAAAAAAHAHHLYAAAAAAATSPLPLVAGHPVWAHFAAAASDDDPNHGSLVLLNSHPSLSLRSLRETFQPFGAVKDVRESPVKPHHKFVEFFDTRDAARALAELNGKELFGRRLAIEFTRPFGHSKRRNWSHHQQQHQYQHQQQHQIFPTPPRLLRASSQTAHSSLPSSSTGKAAAEGVVLLKRNNNNNNGSSSSSSEAKDGSKLARGGGGGGGNGGRRNKGGGKNCPLSSSSKQHSSRRGWKGHGKGGGGGGGEARFLFKEFGGEVRGEDQESSGSSSCIRDSRTTVMIKNIPNKYSQKLLLNMLDNHCIHCNEQTADGEPFSAYDFVYLPIDFNNKCNVGYGFVNLTSPEASFRLYKAFHKQPWEVFNSRKICQVTYARLQGLEALKEHFKNSKFACDNDEYMPVVFAPPRDGRQLTEPVPIGGRGTLTLRAQEAVGEPSSDAGGASSTTASPHAPSDHDDDGDRADNDDNEEDDDDDDDDDDNDDDDSGERMSPSGSLMSLNLH; encoded by the exons ATGTCTCTG ATCCCGGGGCTCAAGAGTTCTACCCTACcgcccaccaccaccacctcatCACACGACCCTGGCCTGCCGCCTGTGCCGCCGGACCCGCCTGGCCTCCAGCTTCTTGGGCTGCCACCGCTACGGGAGGCTGCGGTCGCGGCGGCGCAGCTGCCGCGCGTGGGGCGGCTTGCGGAGGTACCGGCGCGCGTGGCGGGGGAGGCCGCGCACCGCGCCGTGGTACGAGTCGTGGTGGCGGGCGCAGCGGCGGGGGAGGGGGCGGTGGGTGCGGCCGGAGTGCATGAGGCGGTGGCGGCCtcctgggcggcggcggcggcggcgcatgCCCATCATCtgtacgccgccgccgccgccgccgccacctccccCCTCCCNCTCGTCGCCGGCCACCCCGTCTGGGCCcacttcgccgccgccgcctccgacgacgatccCAACCACGGCTCCCTCGTCCTCCTCAATTCccacccctccctctccctccgctCCCTCCGCGAAACCTTCCAACCCTTCG ggGCTGTGAAGGACGTGAGAGAGTCGCCGGTGAAGCCCCACCACAAGTTCGTGGAGTTCTTCGATACGAGAGACGCCGCTCGTGCCCTCGCGGAGCTCAATGGGAAAGAGCTCTTCGGGAGGCGCTTGGCGATCGAATTCACAAGACCCTTCGGCCACAGTAAAAG GAGGAATTGGAGTCATCACCAGCAACAGCACCAATACCAGCACCAGCAGCAGCACCAGATTTTTCCGACGCCGCCGAGGCTTCTGCGAGCGAGCTCGCAGACCGCTCACTCGTCGTTGCCGTCGTCGAGCACCGGAAAAGCAGCAGCGGAAGGAGTGGTGCTGCTCAAGCGgaataacaataacaacaacggcagtagcagcagcagcagtgaaGCCAAGGATGGTAGTAAATTggcccgcggcggcggcggcggcggcggcaacggAGGAAGGAGGAACAAAGGCGGCGGCAAGAATTGCCcgctgtcgtcgtcgtcgaagcAGCATTCGAGCAGAAGAGGCTGGAAAGGCCACGGgaaaggcggcggcggtggcggcggcgaggcGAGATTTCTCTTCAAGGAATTCGGCGGCGAAGTCCGCGGGGAGGATCAGGAATCGTCGGGATCGTCCTCCTGTATCAGAGACTCGAGAACCACGGTCATGATCAAGAACATACCCAACAAGTACAG TCAGAAGCTGCTGCTGAACATGCTGGACAACCACTGCATTCATTGCAACGAGCAGACTGCCGACGGCGAGCCCTTCTCCGCTTATGATTTCGTCTACCTTCCCATCGATTTCAA CAACAAGTGCAATGTTGGGTATGGGTTTGTGAACCTCACATCACCTGAGGCCTCGTTCAGGCTCTACAAAGCCTTCCACAAGCAACCCTGGGAGGTGTTCAACTCCCGCAAGATTTGCCAAGTTACCTATGCTCGGCTACAG GGTTTGGAGGCTCTGAAGGAGCACTTCAAGAACTCGAAATTCGCGTGCGACAACGACGAGTACATGCCGGTGGTGTTCGCGCCGCCGCGGGACGGGCGGCAGCTCACCGAGCCCGTCCCGATCGGCGGCCGGGGGACGCTTACATTGAGGGCGCAGGAGGCGGTCGGGGAGCCGTCGTCGGACGCTGGGGGGGCGTCGTCGACGACGGCGTCCCCCCACGCGCCGTCGGAtcacgacgacgacggcgacagAGCCGACAATGATGACAAtgaggaagatgatgatgatgatgatgatgatgatgataatgatgatgatgatagtgGGGAGAGGATGAGCCCCTCTGGATCTCTGATGAGTCTAAACCTACACTGA
- the LOC109717977 gene encoding TBC domain-containing protein C1952.17c-like isoform X3 — MGKKKGIPEWLNSSLWSSVPSSNSHAPILSKKIVNLEELRRLAFYGIPDGAGIRSTVWKLLLTYLPNDCELWAGELQKRRFQYKAFKDEFLVNPSEITRRLEESSSWSNEVPQHEDGGLLQRSEISLGEHPLSLGKASVWNQFFQDSEIIEQIDRDVKRTHPDMHFFSGDSSLAKSNQESLRDILIIYAKLNPGIRYVQGMNEVLAPLLYVFRNDPDDGDPASAEADAFFCFVELLSGFRDNFCQKLDNSVVGIRSTLTKLSELLKKHDGELWRHLEVTTKVNPQFYAFRWITLLLTQEFNFADSLHIWDTLLSDPEGPQETLLRICCAMLILVRRRLLAGDFTSNLKLLQNYPSTNISHLLYVANKLRG, encoded by the exons ATGGGGAAGAAGAAGGGCATCCCCGAGTGGCTCAACAGCTCCCTCTGGTCCTCGGTCCCCTCCTCCAACTCCCACGCCCCCATC CTGTCGAAGAAGATTGTAAATCTCGAGGAATTGCGGAGGTTGGCTTTTTACGGGATTCCGGATGGCGCCGGAATCCGTTCGACTGTGTGGAAG CTCCTTTTGActtatttgcctaatgattgTGAATTATGGGCGGGCGAATTGCAAAAGAGGCGGTTTCAATACAAGGCTTTCAAAGATGAGTTTCTGGTGAACCCA TCGGAAATCACACGAAGGCTAGAAGAATCTTCTAGTTGGAGTAATGAAGTGCCGCAACATGAAGACGGCGGCTTGCTCCAGAGATCGGAGATAAGTCTGGGGGAGCACCCTTTGAGCCTTGGGAAGGCCAGTGTCTGGAATCAGTTCTTCCAG GATTCAGAGATTATTGAGCAAATTGATCGAGATGTGAAGCGTACTCATCCTGATATGCACTTTTTCTCTGGAGACTCATCTCTTGCGAAGTCCAATCAG GAGTCATTGAGAGATATACTAATTATATATGCAAAGTTGAATCCAGGAATAAGATATGTCCAAGGGATGAATGAAGTTTTGGCCCCCCTTCTCTATGTATTTCGGAATGATCCAGATGATGGTGATCCT GCCTCTGCAGAAGCCGATGCTTTCTTTTGTTTCGTTGAGTTGTTAAGTGGATTCAGGGACAATTTCTGCCAAAAACTTGACAATAGTGTTGTTGGTATTCGGTCTACACTTACTAAACTATCAGAGCTTCTAAAGAAACATGATGGAGAGCTTTGGCGCCATTTAGAGGTCACAACAAAA GTCAATCCCCAATTCTATGCTTTTAGATGGATAACTTTGTTATTGACTCAAGAATTCAATTTCGCTGATTCCCTTCATATCTGGGATACACTCTTAAGTGATCCCGAAGGTCCTCAG GAAACACTACTGAGAATATGCTGTGCCATGCTGATCCTCGTTCGAAGGCGTCTATTGGCAGGTGATTTCACTTCCAATCTCAAGCTATTGCAGAATTACCCGTCAACAAACATTAGTCACCTCCTTTATGTTGCCAACAAGCTGCGTGGGTGA